A genomic window from Mesorhizobium sp. 131-2-1 includes:
- a CDS encoding dicarboxylate/amino acid:cation symporter translates to MLTPLAPSVKRAPRKTLFAKPYVQVLVAILLGVAVGHFYPQIGENLKPLGDAFIKLVKMIIAPVIFLTVSTGIAGMSDLQKVGRVAGKAMVYFFTFSTLALIVGLIVGNVIQPGAGLNIDLTSLDVQAVNGYASKAHEQSVTGFLMNMIPTTIVGAFVEGDILQVLFFSVLFGIALAMVGESGKSVLSFLQDLTAPVFKLVGILMKAAPIGAFGAMAFTIGKYGIGSVANLAMLVGTFYLTAFLFVFGVLGAVCRYNGFSIFSLIRYIKEELLLVLGTSSSEAALPSLMEKMEKAGAKRSVVGLVIPTGYSFNLDGTNIYMTLAALFIAQATNTDLSVGDQVLLLLVAMLSSKGAAGVTGAGFVTLAATLSVVPAVPVAGMALILGVDRFMSECRALTNLVGNAVASLVVARWEGELDQAQLKAAFCGHQPAETSTGQPLITPAPSNSAASLPVESPGWSQTPDDRAAGSKQTFAGR, encoded by the coding sequence ATGTTGACCCCACTGGCTCCAAGCGTAAAGCGCGCACCCCGCAAGACCCTTTTTGCCAAGCCTTACGTGCAGGTGCTTGTCGCAATCCTGCTCGGAGTCGCGGTTGGCCATTTTTATCCGCAAATCGGAGAAAACCTGAAGCCGCTCGGCGATGCCTTCATCAAGCTCGTCAAGATGATCATCGCGCCCGTTATCTTTCTGACCGTGTCGACTGGAATTGCCGGCATGAGCGATCTTCAGAAGGTCGGCCGTGTTGCCGGCAAGGCGATGGTCTATTTCTTCACCTTCTCGACGCTCGCGCTTATCGTCGGCCTCATCGTCGGCAATGTCATTCAGCCTGGCGCCGGCCTCAACATCGATCTGACCTCGCTCGACGTCCAAGCCGTCAATGGCTATGCCTCAAAGGCCCATGAGCAGTCCGTGACCGGCTTCCTCATGAACATGATCCCGACCACGATTGTCGGCGCCTTTGTGGAAGGCGACATTCTACAGGTGTTGTTCTTCTCCGTCCTCTTCGGCATCGCGCTGGCGATGGTCGGAGAATCGGGCAAATCGGTTCTTTCCTTCCTTCAGGACCTCACTGCACCCGTTTTCAAATTGGTCGGCATCCTGATGAAAGCCGCGCCGATCGGTGCTTTCGGAGCAATGGCCTTCACGATTGGCAAATATGGCATCGGTTCGGTAGCCAACCTTGCGATGCTGGTCGGGACCTTCTATCTCACGGCCTTCCTCTTCGTATTCGGGGTTCTCGGTGCAGTCTGTCGCTACAATGGCTTCTCGATCTTTTCTCTTATCCGCTACATAAAGGAAGAGCTGCTGCTGGTCCTCGGAACGTCCTCCTCCGAGGCTGCGCTGCCCTCTCTCATGGAGAAAATGGAAAAGGCCGGCGCCAAGCGCTCGGTCGTGGGCCTGGTTATCCCGACCGGATATTCCTTCAATCTGGATGGCACCAATATCTACATGACCCTCGCGGCCCTTTTCATCGCGCAGGCGACGAATACGGATTTGTCAGTTGGCGATCAGGTCCTGCTGCTGCTCGTCGCGATGCTTTCCTCCAAGGGTGCAGCAGGTGTCACAGGTGCCGGCTTCGTCACGTTGGCTGCTACGCTCTCCGTAGTGCCGGCAGTTCCCGTTGCTGGAATGGCGCTGATCCTTGGCGTCGATCGCTTCATGTCGGAATGCAGGGCACTGACGAATTTGGTCGGTAACGCGGTGGCATCGCTCGTCGTCGCCCGCTGGGAAGGCGAACTGGATCAGGCGCAATTGAAAGCTGCATTCTGCGGCCACCAGCCTGCCGAGACATCAACCGGCCAGCCACTGATAACGCCCGCGCCGAGCAACTCGGCAGCATCGCTGCCGGTTGAATCGCCTGGCTGGTCCCAAACGCCGGACGATCGGGCCGCGGGTTCCAAACAAACTTTCGCAGGCCGATGA
- a CDS encoding sigma-54-dependent transcriptional regulator, which yields MSAESGPVIFIDDDEDVLRAATQMLKLASFSPSVFGSAEAALARIDGNFDGPVVSDIRMPGLNGLQLFERVKAIDPEIPVVLITGHADVELAVAAIKDGAYDFISKPYANDRLLVTLHRASEKRRLVLENRRLRDAVVRSAGDIPLIGEAPTMIRLRETLRQIADTDVDVLVEGETGTGKEVVADLLHRWSRRRTKPFVALNCGALPESVIDSELFGHEAGAFTGAQRRRTGRIEHSNGGTLFLDEIESMPPALQVKLLRVLETRQITPLGTNETRSIDLRVVSATKADLGDPAARGDFREDLYFRLNVVTLRIPPLRERREDIPMLFGHFLERASKRFSRPVPDISAGVRDRLVSHNWPGNVRELVHFADRVALGLERLGTPIASGRKEQAVSSLHLSEKVSLYEATIIRDALQECGGDVRRTIEVLGVPRKTFYDKLKRHGIDTADYRKTAIG from the coding sequence ATGAGTGCTGAATCAGGACCGGTCATTTTTATCGACGATGACGAGGATGTGCTTCGCGCAGCCACGCAGATGCTGAAGCTTGCCTCGTTCTCACCGAGCGTGTTCGGTTCGGCTGAGGCCGCACTCGCCAGAATCGACGGGAACTTCGATGGCCCTGTCGTGAGTGACATCCGTATGCCCGGGCTGAACGGACTTCAGCTCTTCGAGCGAGTGAAGGCGATCGACCCGGAAATTCCGGTTGTCCTGATCACCGGGCATGCCGACGTCGAGCTGGCCGTTGCCGCCATCAAGGATGGCGCCTACGATTTCATCTCGAAGCCATATGCGAACGACCGGCTTCTCGTGACGCTGCATCGCGCTTCGGAAAAACGGCGCCTGGTCCTGGAAAACAGACGTCTTAGGGATGCGGTTGTCCGATCTGCGGGCGATATCCCGCTGATCGGGGAGGCACCGACCATGATTCGATTGCGCGAAACTCTCCGCCAGATCGCCGATACCGATGTGGATGTCCTTGTGGAAGGCGAGACGGGCACGGGCAAGGAGGTGGTCGCGGATCTGCTTCACCGCTGGAGCAGACGACGCACGAAGCCCTTCGTTGCCCTGAATTGTGGAGCGCTGCCCGAAAGCGTCATCGATAGCGAACTTTTCGGGCACGAGGCAGGCGCCTTTACTGGCGCGCAGAGGCGCAGGACCGGTCGCATCGAGCATTCGAACGGAGGGACGCTCTTCCTCGACGAAATCGAGTCGATGCCGCCAGCACTCCAGGTGAAGCTTCTGAGGGTGCTTGAGACCCGGCAGATCACGCCGCTTGGCACGAACGAAACCCGCAGCATCGACCTTCGTGTCGTGTCGGCTACCAAGGCCGATCTCGGCGATCCGGCCGCCCGCGGAGATTTCCGGGAAGACCTTTATTTCCGGCTGAATGTGGTGACGCTCCGCATCCCGCCGCTTCGCGAAAGGCGCGAAGACATCCCGATGCTCTTTGGGCATTTCCTGGAACGCGCCTCCAAACGCTTCAGCAGGCCAGTTCCGGACATCAGCGCTGGCGTGCGCGATCGCCTCGTGAGCCACAATTGGCCCGGCAATGTCCGTGAACTCGTGCATTTCGCCGATCGCGTTGCATTGGGACTTGAAAGGCTGGGCACGCCCATTGCATCAGGTCGAAAGGAACAAGCGGTATCAAGCCTCCACTTGTCCGAGAAGGTCAGCCTTTATGAGGCGACTATCATCCGCGATGCCTTGCAGGAATGCGGCGGCGACGTGAGGCGCACGATCGAAGTCCTGGGAGTTCCCCGCAAGACCTTCTACGACAAGCTGAAACGACATGGGATAGACACGGCCGATTATCGAAAAACCGCCATTGGCTGA
- a CDS encoding sensor histidine kinase, with amino-acid sequence MAEEEDMGNGAFQRAPLVFPGRSGGRSLWLVVLLAILGAALCFVVFATGRIAGTRAEYALRDRALAAFPLAADSLKGEIEKQRMIPLVLARDGAVQEMLRSPSTANEAALDEKLRAIARDAGSSILYIINPEGVAVAASNAGEPTSFVGSDYRFRHYFTEAMADGAAMQYALGTVSARPGLYLSSRVDGPEGPLGVVVVKVELDRVELRWLESGFVVFTTDERGVVLATSVPQWRFGALSPLSAKEKQTARDRLQLPGVTFEPVPLSRRGDNLVTATPESRSAGFVAVSQDLGKAVPGWRMSLLIPADTEISSAVMTARVTTLLALVLVGFVIFIIVRRRRAARQRQEVLVLLNAELEHRVELRTAELQSSNAALAGEIAERENAEARVRRLRDELAQANRLSILGQITAGVAHEINQPVAAIRTYAENAARLLGIGRSQETAENLTSIVAMTGRIGTITETLRSFSRRASGSMGPILADDAIDGALSLLSGRIRDSGVTIERKRIDPSPIVMASRMRLEQILVNLLQNALDALKDQPEPRVEIALAENGEMVAISLRDNGPGLAPDIRRSLFMPFVTNKEKGLGLGLVISQEIARELGGSLRHDDAGHGRGTSFTVELRRAA; translated from the coding sequence ATGGCAGAAGAAGAAGACATGGGTAATGGCGCCTTCCAGCGCGCCCCATTGGTCTTCCCTGGTAGATCCGGCGGTCGATCTCTCTGGCTTGTGGTTTTGCTTGCAATTCTTGGTGCGGCGCTCTGTTTCGTCGTCTTTGCAACGGGACGCATCGCCGGCACCAGAGCAGAGTATGCCCTACGCGACCGTGCTCTTGCCGCGTTCCCGCTTGCAGCCGACAGTTTGAAAGGAGAGATCGAGAAGCAGCGAATGATTCCGCTGGTTCTGGCACGCGACGGTGCCGTTCAGGAGATGCTTCGCAGTCCGAGCACTGCCAACGAAGCCGCGCTTGATGAGAAGCTTCGCGCCATCGCGCGCGACGCCGGCTCTTCTATACTCTACATCATTAATCCTGAGGGCGTAGCGGTCGCTGCAAGCAACGCTGGCGAGCCGACCAGTTTCGTCGGCAGCGATTACCGCTTTCGCCACTACTTCACCGAGGCGATGGCGGATGGCGCGGCTATGCAATATGCGCTCGGCACGGTTAGCGCGCGCCCTGGTCTCTATCTGTCGAGCCGGGTCGATGGGCCGGAGGGGCCGCTCGGTGTGGTTGTGGTGAAGGTGGAGCTCGACCGCGTCGAGTTGCGTTGGCTGGAGAGCGGCTTCGTGGTCTTCACGACCGATGAGCGAGGCGTGGTTCTTGCCACGAGCGTGCCCCAATGGCGTTTTGGCGCTCTCTCACCGCTTTCCGCAAAGGAGAAGCAAACCGCTCGCGATCGTCTGCAGCTACCGGGCGTGACTTTCGAGCCGGTGCCGCTTTCCCGCCGCGGCGACAACCTGGTCACCGCAACTCCTGAGAGTCGATCAGCCGGTTTCGTTGCGGTTTCGCAGGATCTCGGCAAAGCAGTTCCGGGCTGGCGCATGTCGTTGCTCATCCCCGCCGACACCGAGATCTCCTCGGCGGTCATGACAGCCCGCGTGACAACGCTGCTTGCCCTCGTTCTCGTTGGATTCGTCATTTTCATCATTGTTCGACGGCGGCGGGCGGCCCGGCAGCGGCAAGAAGTGCTTGTGTTGCTGAATGCGGAACTGGAGCATCGCGTCGAACTGCGCACGGCGGAGCTCCAGAGCTCGAACGCAGCGCTCGCCGGTGAGATCGCCGAGCGAGAGAACGCTGAAGCAAGAGTGCGTCGCCTGCGCGACGAACTCGCCCAGGCGAACCGCTTGTCAATCCTGGGACAGATAACGGCCGGGGTCGCCCACGAGATCAACCAGCCGGTCGCCGCAATCCGCACCTATGCTGAAAATGCCGCGCGTCTTCTAGGGATCGGCCGGTCGCAAGAAACCGCCGAGAATCTGACCTCGATCGTCGCCATGACCGGCAGGATCGGCACGATCACTGAAACGCTAAGGTCCTTTTCCCGCCGCGCCAGCGGATCGATGGGACCGATACTGGCGGACGACGCGATCGACGGCGCTCTGTCGCTTCTTTCAGGCCGAATTCGCGATTCCGGGGTGACGATTGAACGGAAGCGGATCGATCCGTCTCCAATTGTCATGGCAAGCCGCATGCGACTGGAGCAGATACTCGTCAACCTTCTCCAGAACGCGCTTGACGCTCTGAAGGATCAACCGGAGCCCCGCGTCGAGATAGCGCTCGCCGAAAACGGGGAAATGGTCGCTATTTCCCTTCGGGACAACGGCCCCGGCCTTGCCCCCGACATTCGCAGGAGCCTCTTCATGCCGTTCGTTACCAACAAGGAAAAGGGTCTCGGTCTTGGCCTGGTCATTTCGCAAGAGATCGCACGTGAGCTCGGCGGCTCGTTGCGGCATGATGATGCCGGCCACGGGAGAGGGACTTCCTTCACGGTCGAGCTGAGGCGAGCGGCATGA
- a CDS encoding NAD(P)/FAD-dependent oxidoreductase, with product MRYDIVIIGGAIVGSSIAYYLREEGFSGSIALIERDPQFAHAATTLSCASIRQQFSIPENIRLSQFALKLFRRLKEEFGTDADIGFRESGYLILAGEAGLPILKANHEAQIAEGADIVLEDAEQLTQRFAWLSTEGISAGAYGRSGEGWFDAHAMLTLFRKALRGKNVDFMTASVIGIERQGHRVTSVRLDNGETIEAGTVLNAAGPNAGKVAALAGLALPVEPRKRNVFVFEAREKYADMPLLVDPSGIYVRPEGPVYLTGGAEPEEGDGPADPQDFEVDWPLFEEVIWPVLATRIPAFEAIKPTRAWAGHYDYNTLDQNAVIGPHPKVKNFLFANGFSGHGLQQAPAVGKALAELLVHGGYRTVDCSAFGYIRVAEGRAFRELNVI from the coding sequence GTGCGTTACGACATCGTTATCATCGGAGGAGCCATCGTCGGCTCCTCGATCGCCTACTATCTGCGCGAGGAAGGGTTTTCCGGCTCGATCGCGCTGATCGAGCGCGATCCGCAGTTCGCGCACGCGGCAACGACGTTGTCCTGCGCCTCCATTCGCCAGCAGTTTTCGATTCCTGAAAACATCCGCCTGTCGCAATTCGCGCTGAAGCTGTTCCGGCGGCTGAAGGAAGAATTCGGCACGGATGCCGATATCGGGTTCCGCGAGAGCGGCTATCTGATCCTCGCCGGAGAAGCCGGGCTACCGATCCTCAAGGCCAATCACGAGGCGCAGATCGCCGAGGGCGCCGACATCGTGCTCGAGGATGCCGAGCAGTTGACGCAGCGCTTCGCCTGGCTGTCGACCGAAGGCATTTCTGCCGGCGCCTATGGCCGCAGCGGCGAAGGCTGGTTCGACGCGCATGCGATGCTGACGCTGTTCCGCAAGGCGCTGCGCGGCAAGAACGTGGACTTTATGACCGCCTCGGTCATCGGCATCGAGCGGCAGGGCCACCGTGTCACCAGCGTCAGGCTCGACAATGGCGAGACGATCGAAGCAGGCACCGTCCTCAATGCCGCCGGGCCGAATGCCGGCAAGGTCGCCGCTCTCGCCGGGCTGGCGCTGCCGGTCGAGCCGCGCAAGCGCAATGTCTTCGTCTTCGAGGCGCGCGAAAAATATGCCGACATGCCGCTGCTGGTCGATCCCTCCGGCATCTATGTCAGGCCGGAAGGCCCGGTCTATCTCACTGGCGGCGCCGAACCGGAAGAAGGCGACGGCCCGGCCGACCCCCAGGATTTCGAGGTCGACTGGCCGCTGTTCGAAGAGGTGATTTGGCCGGTGCTGGCGACCCGCATTCCAGCCTTCGAGGCCATCAAGCCTACCCGCGCCTGGGCCGGGCACTACGATTACAACACGCTCGACCAGAACGCGGTGATCGGGCCGCACCCCAAGGTGAAAAATTTCCTCTTCGCCAACGGATTTTCAGGCCACGGTCTGCAGCAGGCCCCGGCGGTCGGCAAGGCGCTGGCCGAGCTTCTCGTGCATGGCGGCTACCGCACGGTCGATTGCTCCGCGTTTGGGTACATCCGTGTCGCCGAAGGGCGGGCGTTTAGGGAATTGAATGTGATCTAG